The Oryzias melastigma strain HK-1 linkage group LG6, ASM292280v2, whole genome shotgun sequence genome includes a window with the following:
- the barhl2 gene encoding barH-like 2 homeobox protein — MEASSGSSFGIDTILSSASNSGNPALMNGDFRLGDSRTADFRSQATPSPCSEIDTVGTGPSSPISVTMEHAADAHLVQDSLQQHHHHHQPQSLPLSPQQQPQLAGAGCAPRTATSSFLIKDILGDSKPLAACAPYSTTVSSPHHTPKAESATAPDVFRPKLEQDENRSKLDKRDEIPSDMKCNGTKEEGDREISSSRDSPPVRTKKPRKARTAFTDHQLNQLERSFERQKYLSVQDRMDLAAALNLTDTQVKTWYQNRRTKWKRQTAVGLELLAEAGNYSALQRMFPSPYFYHPSLLGTVDGTTAAAAAAAMYSSMYRTPSAPHPTLQRPLVPRVLIHGLGPGGQPALNPLSNPMPGTPHPR, encoded by the exons ATGGAAGCGTCCAGCGGGTCCAGTTTTGGGATAGACACGATTTTATCCAGCGCCTCAAACTCTGGTAACCCCGCGCTCATGAACGGAGATTTCCGCCTCGGCGACAGCAGGACAGCGGATTTCAGGAGCCAGGCAACCCCATCGCCATGCTCGGAGATAGACACCGTGGGAACGGGCCCCTCGTCCCCCATCTCCGTCACCATGGAGCACGCCGCCGACGCGCATCTGGTCCAGGACAGCCTTCAGCAgcatcaccaccaccaccagccgcAGAGCCTGCCGCtgtcgccgcagcagcagccgcAGCTCGCCGGGGCCGGCTGCGCCCCGAGGACTGCCACCTCCTCCTTTCTAATCAAAGACATTTTGGGCGACAGTAAACCGCTGGCAGCCTGCGCACCTTACAGCACCACAGTATCCTCACCTCATCACACCCCCAAAGCGGAAAGTGCCACGGCTCCGGACGTCTTCAGGCCCAAGCTGGAACAGGACGAAAACAGAAGCAAATTGGACAAACGGGACGAAATCCCCAGCGACATGAAATGCAACG GCACCAAAGAAGAAGGTGACCGGGAGATCTCCAGCAGCAGAGACAGTCCGCCGGTACGCACGAAAAAACCGCGCAAAGCGCGCACGGCCTTCACGGACCACCAGCTTAACCAGCTGGAGAGGAGCTTCGAGCGGCAGAAATACCTCAGCGTGCAGGATCGCATGGACCTGGCGGCGGCTCTCAACCTGACCGACACGCAAGTCAAGACCTGGTACCAGAACAGACG GACGAAGTGGAAGCGGCAGACGGCGGTGGGTTTGGAGCTCCTGGCTGAGGCAGGAAACTATTCGGCCTTACAGAGAATGTTCCCCTCGCCCTACTTCTACCACCCGAGCCTGCTCGGCACCGTGGACGGAACCACGGCGGCCGCTGCGGCCGCGGCCATGTACAGCAGCATGTACCGGACTCCATCCGCGCCGCACCCCACCCTCCAGAGACCTCTCGTCCCCCGGGTGCTCATTCACGGACTCGGCCCGGGGGGGCAACCGGCGCTAAACCCCCTGTCCAACCCAATGCCTGGCACGCCGCACCCGCGGTAG